In Phreatobacter stygius, a genomic segment contains:
- a CDS encoding TetR/AcrR family transcriptional regulator has product MAAAAIPAKASGVKATRNPEASRARILEAARIEFVTQGLNGARVDRIAEQSGVNKNLIYHYFGSKDGLYLEVLERIYSGLRKSQKDDDVRGLPPLEGMRQLVGNTFDHFVATPDLIRLMSIENIHYAQHLKGSTTIKPLYGGLLDTLRTLLRRGQADGVFRAEVDEVDLYLSISGLAYFFLSNQHTLSWLLDRDFVAAKRVAGRRRHVVEMVLSYLTHIPPEEAGGAKTEVIKSEDGQ; this is encoded by the coding sequence ATGGCCGCCGCGGCGATCCCAGCGAAGGCTTCGGGCGTCAAGGCGACCCGCAATCCGGAAGCCAGCCGCGCCCGGATCCTGGAGGCCGCGCGGATCGAGTTTGTCACCCAGGGGCTGAACGGCGCCCGGGTCGACCGCATCGCCGAGCAATCAGGTGTCAACAAGAACCTGATCTATCACTATTTCGGCTCCAAGGACGGGCTTTATCTCGAGGTCCTGGAGCGGATCTATTCGGGTCTGCGCAAGAGCCAGAAGGATGACGACGTCAGGGGTCTGCCACCGCTCGAAGGCATGCGCCAACTGGTCGGCAACACCTTCGACCATTTCGTCGCGACCCCCGATCTCATCCGGCTGATGAGCATCGAGAACATCCATTACGCCCAGCACCTGAAGGGCTCGACGACGATCAAGCCGCTCTATGGCGGCCTGCTCGACACGCTCCGCACGCTGCTCCGGCGTGGCCAGGCCGACGGCGTGTTCCGCGCCGAGGTCGACGAGGTCGATCTCTACCTGTCGATCTCGGGTCTCGCCTATTTCTTCCTGTCCAACCAGCACACCCTGTCCTGGCTTCTCGATCGCGACTTCGTCGCGGCGAAGCGCGTGGCCGGGCGCCGACGCCATGTCGTCGAGATGGTGCTGAGCTATTTGACGCATATTCCGCCTGAAGAAGCGGGGGGCGCCAAAACAGAGGTGATCAAGTCGGAGGACGGACAATGA
- a CDS encoding ABC transporter substrate-binding protein, whose amino-acid sequence MKKFLSAAAMAAVALVGLAAWPAGAQPAAAPDKLSVRLDFSPWGVQAAMHLAKNRGWFREANLDVDIQDGRGSGNTIQLVNAGQADVGQVQVGLVGSARAQGANIRAIATFQRRTDLCILVDRASPVARAADLRGKTVVVFAASPWAPFIDLYLRAGGLTRNDLKIDFVDPAALWGTYTAKRADGLMSTVGSALPIADRARPSKCLLAADEGIAFPSYGLVARDDTIAAKGAALRRLIQVQQRAWEHLRTNPDDGVRAMIAERPDARLDPEVLRGQIKLTIDYFDTPASQGRPIGWQAREDWEAALKSMEAAGVVRAGWAVTDYFTNQLVE is encoded by the coding sequence ATGAAAAAGTTTCTATCGGCGGCGGCCATGGCGGCCGTGGCCTTGGTGGGGCTGGCCGCCTGGCCCGCCGGCGCCCAGCCGGCCGCGGCGCCGGACAAGCTTTCGGTCAGGCTCGACTTCTCGCCCTGGGGCGTGCAGGCGGCCATGCATCTGGCCAAGAACCGCGGCTGGTTCCGCGAGGCCAATCTCGATGTCGACATCCAGGACGGCCGCGGTTCGGGCAATACCATCCAGCTGGTCAATGCCGGCCAGGCCGATGTCGGGCAGGTCCAGGTTGGCCTGGTCGGTTCGGCCCGCGCCCAGGGCGCCAACATCAGGGCGATCGCGACCTTCCAGCGCCGCACCGATCTCTGCATCCTGGTCGACCGGGCCTCGCCCGTCGCCCGCGCCGCGGATCTGCGCGGCAAGACCGTGGTGGTCTTCGCCGCCAGCCCCTGGGCGCCGTTCATCGATCTCTACCTGCGCGCCGGTGGCCTCACCCGCAACGACCTGAAGATCGACTTCGTCGATCCGGCCGCGCTCTGGGGCACCTATACCGCCAAGCGCGCCGACGGCCTGATGTCGACGGTCGGTTCGGCCTTGCCGATCGCCGACCGGGCGCGGCCGTCGAAATGCCTGCTGGCGGCGGATGAGGGCATTGCCTTTCCGAGCTATGGCCTGGTCGCCCGCGACGACACCATTGCCGCCAAGGGCGCGGCGCTGCGCCGGCTGATCCAGGTCCAGCAGCGCGCCTGGGAACATCTGCGCACCAATCCCGACGACGGCGTCCGCGCCATGATCGCCGAGCGGCCGGATGCCCGGCTCGACCCGGAGGTGCTGCGTGGCCAGATCAAGCTGACCATCGACTATTTCGACACGCCGGCATCGCAGGGCCGGCCGATCGGCTGGCAGGCCCGCGAGGACTGGGAGGCCGCGCTGAAATCGATGGAGGCGGCGGGCGTCGTGCGCGCCGGCTGGGCCGTCACCGATTATTTCACCAACCAGCTGGTCGAGTGA
- a CDS encoding ABC transporter ATP-binding protein, protein MTFQTPAPAVTAAYVSVRGAGKTYMSPRGPVPALLGIDLDIRPGEFVSVVGPSGCGKSTLLKCVAGLEEVSTGEIRVGGRPLDGPPDKLGVVFQRDVLLDWRTVLDNVLLSIEFLGLPRAQYRDRALTLLNRFGLAGFEHRFPWELSGGMRQRASICRALLADPELLLMDEPFGALDAMTRDDLNIELARIWQDTRKTLLFITHSIAEAVFLSDRVVMMGKAPGKILDIIDIDLPRPRSLAIRESAGFAAYTQRIRHHFAELGIVKE, encoded by the coding sequence ATGACCTTCCAGACGCCAGCACCGGCCGTGACGGCGGCCTATGTCTCCGTCCGCGGCGCGGGCAAGACCTATATGTCGCCGCGCGGTCCGGTGCCGGCCCTGCTCGGCATCGATCTCGACATCCGGCCCGGCGAATTCGTCAGCGTGGTCGGGCCGTCGGGCTGCGGCAAGAGCACGCTGTTGAAATGTGTCGCCGGGCTGGAGGAGGTTTCCACCGGCGAGATCCGCGTCGGCGGCAGGCCGCTCGACGGCCCGCCGGACAAGCTCGGCGTGGTGTTCCAGCGCGACGTCCTGCTCGACTGGCGCACCGTGCTCGACAATGTGCTCCTGTCGATCGAGTTCCTCGGCCTGCCGCGGGCGCAATACCGCGACCGGGCGCTGACGCTGCTCAACCGCTTCGGGCTTGCCGGTTTCGAACATCGTTTCCCCTGGGAACTGTCCGGCGGCATGCGCCAGCGCGCCTCGATCTGCCGGGCGCTGCTGGCCGATCCAGAGCTGCTGCTGATGGATGAACCCTTCGGCGCGCTCGACGCCATGACCCGCGACGACCTGAACATCGAACTCGCCCGGATCTGGCAGGACACCCGCAAGACCCTCCTGTTCATCACCCATTCGATCGCCGAAGCGGTGTTCCTGTCCGACCGCGTCGTCATGATGGGCAAGGCGCCGGGCAAGATCCTCGACATCATCGACATCGACCTGCCGCGGCCGCGCTCGCTGGCGATCCGCGAGAGCGCCGGCTTTGCCGCCTATACCCAACGCATCCGTCACCATTTCGCCGAGCTGGGGATCGTCAAGGAATGA
- a CDS encoding ABC transporter permease, whose protein sequence is MMRALKRLFAADNEVRDVLLVLAASLILWEIGVALFQPSPLILPAPSAVFSAFMETPGLFMRHLGFTLAMTCVGFVLAVALGIALSVGIVYSPFLERTVYTLLVALNSIPKVALAPLFVIWLGTGTEPKIAIALMLAIFPIVIDMVLGLRSVDPDMLHLARVSRASPWAVLFKIRFPCALPSLFAGMKVAVSFALVGAIVGEFVAGSQGLGFQILVAQGQFDTTRVFVSLLLLGFVGTILFFLVDFVERLLLPWHVSQRARQGQSRHV, encoded by the coding sequence ATGATGCGCGCGCTGAAACGCCTGTTCGCCGCCGATAACGAGGTTCGCGACGTCCTCCTCGTGCTGGCCGCTTCGCTCATCCTGTGGGAGATCGGTGTCGCCCTGTTCCAGCCGTCGCCCTTGATCCTGCCGGCGCCCTCGGCGGTGTTTTCGGCGTTCATGGAGACACCCGGCCTGTTCATGCGCCATCTCGGCTTCACGCTGGCCATGACCTGCGTCGGTTTCGTGCTGGCGGTGGCGCTCGGCATCGCGCTCTCCGTCGGCATCGTCTATTCGCCGTTCCTCGAGCGTACGGTCTATACCCTGCTGGTGGCGCTCAACTCGATCCCGAAAGTCGCGCTGGCGCCGCTCTTCGTCATCTGGCTCGGCACCGGCACCGAGCCGAAGATCGCCATCGCCCTGATGCTGGCGATCTTTCCGATCGTCATCGACATGGTGCTGGGGCTGCGCTCGGTCGATCCCGACATGCTGCATCTGGCGCGTGTCTCCCGGGCCTCGCCCTGGGCCGTGCTGTTCAAGATCCGCTTTCCCTGCGCCCTGCCGAGCCTGTTTGCCGGCATGAAGGTGGCGGTGTCCTTTGCTCTCGTCGGTGCCATCGTCGGCGAGTTTGTCGCCGGTAGCCAGGGCCTCGGTTTCCAAATCCTGGTGGCGCAGGGACAGTTCGACACGACCAGGGTGTTCGTCTCGCTGCTGCTGCTCGGCTTCGTCGGCACCATCCTGTTTTTCCTGGTCGACTTCGTCGAGCGCCTGCTATTGCCCTGGCACGTTTCGCAGCGCGCCCGTCAGGGCCAGTCCAGGCACGTATGA
- a CDS encoding DMT family transporter — protein sequence MTDRQASQPRVLLGIAALVATGALWGSNHVVARAVRDVVPLPSMVFWRWAIGVVVLTLIALPTLRPAWPAIRARLGDLIVGGVVGVGLFSYLLIGGAYQSIAIEVGFINATTPIWVALLGLRMGEGRVPLATWLSLALAFAGTLLIITKGDPAVIAQLDFNLGNLLSLLAAITFAWFSLRLRDWTRTIGALPLSVVTAWVALLLVFLPVYLVWLLTGGPWLIWPGQDRDFALAAIAYVGLGPTMLGNLFYLYGVVTNGPQRAAVFLYLSPVFSAGFAMIWLGEQLAWFHVAGFVAIIAGLVLLNRVGRVRVPTA from the coding sequence ATGACCGATCGGCAGGCATCGCAGCCCCGCGTCCTTCTCGGCATCGCCGCGCTGGTCGCGACCGGCGCGCTCTGGGGCAGCAACCATGTCGTCGCCCGGGCCGTGCGCGATGTCGTGCCTTTGCCGTCAATGGTATTCTGGCGCTGGGCGATCGGCGTGGTCGTACTCACCCTGATTGCCCTGCCGACGCTGCGTCCGGCCTGGCCGGCGATCCGCGCGCGCCTCGGCGACCTGATTGTCGGCGGCGTGGTCGGCGTCGGCCTCTTCTCCTACCTGTTGATCGGCGGCGCCTATCAAAGCATTGCCATCGAGGTCGGTTTCATCAACGCAACCACGCCGATCTGGGTGGCGCTGCTCGGCCTCAGGATGGGCGAGGGGCGGGTGCCGCTGGCCACCTGGCTGTCGCTGGCCCTGGCCTTTGCCGGCACGCTCCTGATCATCACCAAGGGCGACCCCGCGGTCATCGCCCAGCTCGACTTCAACCTCGGCAATCTCCTGTCGCTGCTGGCAGCGATCACCTTCGCCTGGTTCTCGCTGCGCCTGCGCGACTGGACCCGCACCATCGGCGCGCTGCCGCTGTCGGTCGTCACCGCCTGGGTGGCTCTGCTCCTGGTGTTCCTGCCGGTCTATCTGGTCTGGCTCTTGACCGGCGGGCCCTGGCTGATCTGGCCGGGACAGGACCGCGACTTCGCGCTCGCGGCGATCGCTTATGTCGGGCTCGGTCCGACCATGCTCGGCAACCTGTTCTACCTCTATGGGGTCGTCACCAACGGGCCGCAACGCGCGGCGGTCTTCCTTTATCTCAGCCCGGTCTTTTCCGCCGGCTTCGCCATGATCTGGCTCGGCGAACAACTCGCCTGGTTCCATGTCGCCGGCTTCGTCGCCATCATTGCCGGGCTGGTGCTGCTCAACCGCGTTGGCCGGGTGCGGGTGCCCACGGCGTGA
- a CDS encoding YaiI/YqxD family protein, with amino-acid sequence MTEVSGAAAPKRITVFVDADACPVKDEVYRVAGRYGLEVHVVANSPIAVPREPWIHRVVVRDGPDVADDWIAERATRGDVVITADIPLAARGVKAGAVVLAPTGKLFDETSIGLSLATRNLMDGLRSAGETTRGPKPFAPRDRSAFLSALDLAISRLKRAGFGA; translated from the coding sequence ATGACCGAGGTGTCGGGCGCGGCCGCGCCGAAGCGCATCACCGTCTTCGTCGATGCCGATGCCTGTCCGGTGAAGGACGAGGTCTATCGGGTCGCCGGGCGTTATGGCCTCGAGGTCCATGTCGTCGCCAACAGCCCGATCGCGGTGCCGCGCGAGCCGTGGATCCACCGCGTCGTGGTCAGGGACGGGCCCGACGTGGCGGATGACTGGATCGCCGAGCGGGCGACGCGCGGCGACGTCGTCATCACCGCCGACATCCCGCTGGCAGCGCGCGGCGTCAAGGCCGGTGCCGTGGTTCTGGCCCCGACCGGCAAGCTGTTCGACGAGACCTCGATCGGCCTGTCGCTCGCCACCCGCAACCTCATGGATGGCCTGCGCTCGGCCGGCGAGACGACGCGCGGGCCGAAGCCGTTCGCGCCGCGCGACCGCTCGGCCTTCCTGTCGGCGCTCGATCTTGCGATTTCCCGGCTGAAACGCGCCGGCTTCGGCGCCTGA
- a CDS encoding DEAD/DEAH box helicase, with translation MTELPISPPLARALAERDYTELTPVQSGVMGPQALDRDLLVSAQTGSGKTVAYGLGLAHTLLGDEERIAPAGDPMALIIAPTRELALQVQRELAWLYAQTGARVVACVGGMDPRRERRMLDEGAHIVVGTPGRLRDHIERNALNPYSLKAVVLDEADEMLDLGFRDDLEFILNTTPENRRTLLFSATLPAGIVTLAKRFQRNAFRIEASRGERGGHIDIEYRAIRVVPNEVEHAVVNVLRQVESPSAIVFCNTRNAVRHLQSILVERGFSAVFLSGELGQHERNMALQALRDGRARICVATDVAARGIDLPNLGLVIHAELPNDAEILQHRSGRTGRAGRKGISVMIVPPARNRRAETLLANAGIKAQWSGPPTADEIRKLDGERLLLDPLLTDEPSEEDRQMAETLLAHKSADDIAAAFARVLRGRLPEPEEVTMPSMGREPRGAKERVGGARDRDDDRPARSSAGMAWFRLDAGRENNADPKWILPMLCRRGKVTRQDIGAIRIFDDVTEFEVSEAVAEEFAISVRRANAEDIYIEPMTEAPGQRGPAGPARKFAGKPAGKPFGKGEGKPPRDAKPFKDARPAREGKPFKAEGRPFGSDDGKPAGKRPPQRPTGKAERGGFKHRKGR, from the coding sequence GTGACGGAACTTCCGATTTCTCCTCCGCTGGCGCGTGCGCTGGCCGAACGCGACTATACCGAACTGACCCCGGTACAGAGCGGGGTCATGGGTCCGCAGGCGCTCGACCGCGACCTGCTGGTCTCGGCCCAGACCGGCTCCGGCAAGACCGTGGCCTATGGCCTCGGCCTCGCCCATACGCTGCTCGGCGACGAAGAACGCATCGCGCCGGCCGGCGACCCGATGGCGCTGATCATCGCGCCAACCCGCGAACTGGCCTTGCAGGTGCAGCGCGAGCTGGCCTGGCTTTATGCCCAGACCGGCGCCCGCGTGGTCGCCTGCGTCGGCGGCATGGACCCCCGGCGCGAACGGCGCATGCTGGACGAGGGCGCCCATATCGTCGTCGGCACGCCGGGCCGCCTGCGCGACCATATCGAGCGCAATGCGCTGAACCCCTACAGCCTGAAGGCCGTGGTGCTGGACGAGGCCGACGAGATGCTCGATCTCGGCTTCCGCGACGACCTGGAATTCATCCTCAACACGACGCCGGAAAACCGCCGGACCTTGCTGTTCTCGGCGACGCTGCCGGCCGGCATCGTGACGCTGGCCAAGCGCTTCCAGCGCAATGCCTTCCGGATCGAGGCGTCGCGCGGCGAGCGCGGCGGCCATATCGATATCGAATATCGCGCCATCCGCGTCGTGCCCAACGAGGTCGAGCACGCGGTGGTCAACGTGCTCCGGCAGGTCGAATCGCCGAGCGCCATCGTGTTCTGCAACACCCGCAACGCGGTACGCCATCTCCAGTCCATTCTGGTCGAGCGCGGCTTCTCGGCGGTGTTCCTGTCGGGCGAGCTCGGCCAGCACGAGCGCAACATGGCGCTGCAGGCGCTGCGCGACGGTCGCGCGCGCATCTGCGTGGCGACCGACGTCGCCGCGCGCGGCATCGACCTGCCCAATCTCGGCCTGGTGATCCATGCCGAACTGCCCAATGACGCGGAAATCCTGCAGCACAGGAGCGGCCGCACCGGCCGTGCCGGGCGCAAGGGCATCAGCGTGATGATCGTGCCGCCGGCGCGCAACCGCCGGGCCGAAACCCTGCTCGCCAATGCCGGCATCAAGGCGCAATGGTCGGGCCCGCCGACCGCCGACGAGATCCGCAAGCTCGACGGCGAACGGCTGCTGCTGGATCCGCTGCTGACCGACGAGCCGAGCGAAGAGGACCGCCAGATGGCGGAGACCCTGCTGGCGCACAAGTCGGCCGACGACATCGCCGCGGCTTTCGCGCGCGTCCTGCGCGGCCGCCTGCCGGAGCCGGAAGAGGTGACCATGCCGAGCATGGGCCGCGAGCCGCGCGGCGCCAAAGAACGCGTCGGCGGCGCCCGTGACCGCGACGACGACCGGCCGGCGCGCTCCTCCGCCGGCATGGCCTGGTTCCGGCTCGATGCGGGACGCGAGAACAATGCCGATCCGAAATGGATCCTGCCGATGCTGTGCCGGCGCGGCAAGGTGACCCGCCAGGACATCGGCGCCATCAGGATCTTCGACGACGTCACCGAATTCGAGGTCTCGGAGGCCGTCGCGGAAGAGTTCGCGATCAGCGTCCGGCGCGCCAATGCCGAAGACATCTATATCGAGCCGATGACCGAAGCCCCCGGCCAGCGCGGCCCGGCGGGACCGGCGCGCAAGTTCGCCGGCAAGCCGGCGGGCAAGCCGTTCGGCAAGGGCGAGGGCAAGCCCCCGCGCGACGCCAAGCCGTTCAAGGACGCCAGGCCCGCCAGGGAAGGCAAGCCGTTCAAGGCCGAAGGCCGGCCCTTCGGCTCGGACGACGGCAAGCCCGCGGGCAAGCGCCCGCCGCAACGCCCGACCGGCAAGGCCGAGCGCGGCGGGTTCAAGCACCGCAAGGGCCGGTGA
- a CDS encoding Bug family tripartite tricarboxylate transporter substrate binding protein, giving the protein MVEGRATLSRRGFGALALAGIAGPGFAQGYPNRSIQVVVPFAAGGGVDVTMRVAAEAAGDLIGQRFVIENRGGGATITATTAVVRAAPDGYTVLTAPTTMVINAASRDNLPFNWKTDLVPVCMIAKLPLVVVARADAPYSTMKEFEAAARAARDPITFSSGGTGTVAHLAGELYALRTGVKLQHVPYRGEGPALSDLLGGSLKVSFATLASVSGQIEAGTVKALGVTTRARTSMLPNVPTLAEQGYADYDVSAWLAVVAPRGTPQEAVDALQKAFSTVLATPAMRERMKVLGADPTPGTAAELAAFMDKEASQWAEVVRAIGLKPE; this is encoded by the coding sequence ATGGTCGAGGGTCGAGCCACGTTGTCGCGGCGGGGTTTTGGCGCGCTGGCGCTGGCGGGCATCGCCGGGCCGGGCTTCGCCCAGGGTTACCCGAACCGGTCGATTCAGGTGGTCGTGCCGTTTGCCGCCGGCGGTGGCGTCGACGTCACCATGCGGGTCGCGGCCGAGGCCGCGGGTGACCTGATCGGCCAGCGCTTCGTCATCGAGAACCGCGGCGGCGGTGCCACCATCACCGCGACGACCGCGGTCGTGCGTGCGGCGCCCGACGGCTATACCGTGCTCACCGCGCCGACCACCATGGTGATCAACGCCGCCTCGCGCGACAACCTGCCGTTCAACTGGAAGACCGACCTCGTGCCGGTCTGCATGATCGCCAAGCTGCCTTTGGTCGTGGTGGCGCGCGCCGACGCGCCCTATTCGACCATGAAGGAGTTCGAGGCGGCGGCCAGGGCCGCCCGCGACCCGATCACTTTCTCCTCCGGCGGCACCGGCACGGTCGCCCATCTCGCCGGCGAGCTCTATGCCTTGCGCACCGGCGTCAAGCTGCAGCATGTGCCCTATCGCGGCGAGGGCCCGGCTTTGTCGGACCTGCTCGGCGGTTCGCTGAAAGTGTCGTTCGCGACGCTCGCTTCCGTGTCGGGCCAGATCGAGGCCGGTACGGTCAAGGCGCTGGGCGTCACCACCCGGGCGCGCACCAGCATGCTGCCCAATGTGCCGACGCTGGCCGAGCAGGGTTATGCCGATTACGACGTCTCGGCCTGGCTCGCGGTGGTGGCGCCGCGCGGCACGCCGCAGGAGGCGGTCGACGCCCTGCAGAAGGCTTTTTCCACCGTGCTGGCGACGCCGGCCATGCGCGAGCGGATGAAGGTGCTCGGCGCCGATCCGACGCCCGGCACGGCGGCCGAACTCGCCGCCTTCATGGACAAGGAAGCCAGCCAATGGGCCGAGGTGGTGCGCGCCATCGGCCTGAAACCCGAATGA
- a CDS encoding zinc-dependent alcohol dehydrogenase, whose product MNRTLSLMLALRKTEAVPGVVLTETAVPRPAGDEVIVAVEAAGICGTDLHIADWTGGYEAMTSAMPVTLGHEFAGRVVGGAGIRSGQRIVVRPSVVCGTCPSCLGGRFERCTSRTGIGIRRDGGFASRVVVPAVNCIAVPDGLDAEIAALTEPMTVAAEAADRAMIRPGARVLILGPGPIGLGVALFVEASGATDIVLAGRDDAARFACAHALGFPATIDVGDRPLAEALRTGGQDRAFDVVIEAAGVAALIPQALDVLDQDGLLVVVGIHARPASLDLTRLVRAGQTIRGSYRAPIATWSRVVDRLSAEPERFRRLITHRLPLSEALDGLAAMRDRSGVKVMLDPQMDMVAT is encoded by the coding sequence ATGAACCGGACCCTGAGCCTGATGCTCGCCCTGCGCAAGACCGAGGCCGTTCCAGGCGTCGTCCTGACCGAAACGGCGGTGCCGCGCCCGGCCGGCGACGAGGTGATCGTCGCGGTCGAGGCGGCGGGCATTTGCGGCACCGACCTGCATATTGCCGACTGGACCGGCGGTTATGAAGCCATGACCAGCGCCATGCCGGTGACGCTCGGCCATGAATTCGCCGGCCGGGTCGTCGGCGGCGCCGGGATCCGGTCCGGCCAGCGCATCGTCGTGCGTCCTTCGGTCGTCTGCGGCACCTGTCCGTCCTGCCTGGGCGGTCGCTTCGAGCGCTGCACCAGCCGCACCGGCATCGGCATTCGCCGCGACGGTGGCTTCGCTTCGCGGGTTGTCGTGCCGGCGGTCAATTGCATTGCGGTGCCCGATGGCCTGGATGCCGAAATCGCCGCGCTGACCGAGCCGATGACGGTGGCGGCCGAAGCCGCCGATCGTGCCATGATCCGGCCGGGCGCGCGGGTGCTGATCCTCGGGCCCGGCCCGATCGGGCTCGGCGTCGCGCTGTTCGTCGAAGCATCAGGCGCGACCGATATCGTGCTGGCCGGCCGCGACGACGCCGCCCGTTTTGCTTGCGCCCACGCGCTCGGCTTCCCTGCAACGATCGATGTCGGCGACCGCCCTTTGGCCGAGGCCCTGCGCACCGGCGGCCAGGACAGGGCCTTCGACGTGGTCATCGAGGCGGCCGGTGTCGCGGCCCTGATCCCGCAGGCCCTCGACGTGCTCGACCAGGACGGCCTGCTCGTGGTGGTCGGCATCCATGCCCGTCCGGCGTCGCTTGATCTGACGAGGCTGGTGCGCGCCGGCCAGACCATCCGCGGCTCCTACCGCGCGCCCATCGCCACCTGGTCGCGGGTCGTCGACCGGCTCTCGGCCGAACCGGAACGCTTCCGCAGGCTGATCACCCATCGGCTGCCCTTGTCCGAGGCCCTTGATGGACTTGCCGCCATGCGCGATCGCAGCGGCGTCAAGGTCATGCTGGACCCGCAGATGGACATGGTTGCCACATGA
- a CDS encoding nuclear transport factor 2 family protein: protein MNDETIERLAIRDLVQNWALWRDAGDWDRFATCWHAEARMAATWYQGLASDFIKVSREGWAKGVSILHFLGGTAIDLDGSRAIAQTKMTISQRGMVHGVLCDVVCTGRFHDFIEKRHGEWRLLFRQPIYEKDRLDPVLPDAKLTLDADLLGQFPEGYRHLAYIQTQIGYTVKRDMPGLRGPEVEVLYRRGREWLAGRLAEPW from the coding sequence ATGAACGACGAGACGATCGAACGGCTGGCCATCCGCGACCTCGTGCAGAACTGGGCCCTGTGGCGCGATGCCGGCGACTGGGACCGGTTCGCCACCTGCTGGCACGCGGAAGCCCGCATGGCGGCCACCTGGTATCAGGGGCTGGCGAGCGATTTCATCAAGGTCAGCCGCGAAGGCTGGGCCAAGGGCGTCAGCATCCTGCATTTTCTCGGCGGCACGGCGATCGACCTCGACGGCAGCCGCGCGATCGCCCAGACCAAGATGACCATTTCGCAGCGTGGCATGGTCCATGGCGTGTTGTGCGACGTCGTCTGCACCGGCCGCTTCCACGACTTCATCGAAAAGCGCCACGGCGAATGGCGCCTGCTGTTCCGCCAGCCGATCTATGAAAAGGACCGGCTCGACCCGGTGCTGCCGGATGCCAAACTCACGCTCGACGCCGACCTGCTCGGCCAGTTCCCGGAAGGCTACCGCCACCTCGCCTATATCCAGACCCAGATCGGCTACACGGTGAAGCGCGACATGCCCGGCCTGCGCGGCCCAGAGGTCGAGGTGCTCTACCGGCGCGGCCGCGAATGGCTCGCCGGGCGGCTGGCGGAGCCGTGGTGA
- a CDS encoding arginase family protein — protein sequence MTITVPPEGGLNFLAAPSALDLQALSARFAVLGAPWGVPYGMRGIAGGNSDAPRAVRARSHRHGHFAGHHDFDLDAPLFSAAEAGLVDCGDVAGDHRDLRANGRRVTEAVRLIASRNAVPIVIGGDDSVPALVAAGLEAQGPLHVVQVDAHLDFRDEVDGERHGYSSPMRRVSEMAWVERIIHVGQRGIGSARPQDVADSLAAGNRIVTARQVARDGIAAALAHVPDGAKVFISFDCDGLDPSVMPGTGSPLPGGLGFYDAVDLFTGLARRGVIAGVAFAEHNPALDVNAITSLGIVRLIVNMIGTILRRG from the coding sequence ATGACGATCACCGTGCCGCCGGAAGGTGGGCTGAACTTCCTCGCCGCGCCCTCGGCGCTTGACCTCCAGGCCCTGTCGGCCCGCTTCGCCGTCCTGGGCGCGCCCTGGGGCGTGCCCTACGGCATGCGCGGCATCGCAGGCGGCAACAGCGACGCGCCGCGTGCGGTGCGGGCTCGCTCCCATCGCCATGGCCACTTCGCCGGTCATCATGACTTCGATCTGGACGCGCCCTTGTTTTCGGCGGCCGAGGCGGGCCTGGTCGATTGTGGCGATGTCGCCGGCGATCACCGCGACCTCAGGGCCAATGGCCGCCGGGTGACCGAGGCCGTGCGACTGATCGCAAGCCGCAACGCCGTGCCGATCGTCATTGGCGGCGACGACTCGGTGCCGGCTTTGGTCGCCGCCGGGCTCGAAGCCCAAGGCCCGCTGCATGTCGTCCAGGTCGATGCCCATCTGGACTTTCGCGACGAGGTCGATGGCGAGCGGCACGGTTATTCCAGTCCGATGCGGCGGGTCTCCGAAATGGCCTGGGTCGAACGCATCATCCATGTCGGCCAGCGTGGCATCGGCAGCGCGCGGCCGCAGGATGTCGCCGACAGCCTGGCCGCCGGCAACCGGATCGTCACGGCGCGGCAGGTTGCGCGCGATGGCATTGCCGCGGCCCTGGCGCATGTCCCCGACGGCGCCAAGGTCTTCATATCCTTCGATTGCGACGGGCTCGATCCGTCGGTCATGCCCGGCACCGGCTCGCCTCTGCCCGGCGGGCTCGGTTTTTATGACGCTGTCGACCTGTTCACCGGCCTCGCCCGGCGCGGGGTGATCGCCGGCGTCGCCTTTGCCGAACACAATCCCGCGCTCGACGTCAACGCCATCACCAGCCTCGGCATCGTCAGGCTGATCGTCAACATGATCGGCACGATCCTGCGCCGCGGCTGA